The Brassica napus cultivar Da-Ae chromosome C1, Da-Ae, whole genome shotgun sequence DNA segment ACTTGTGCATTTGAGCCTACTCCTGATGGACCAGCTTCAGTTGCTTCAGTAGACAGGTTAGCTCTAGCTTATCGATCTatgttgaacttggccggcttgagatgaggatgaaggatccagcattgacttCTCTTGTGTCCTAgtttcttgcaatgatcacaattgccTCCAAACCTTTTGTCATCACCATACTTCCTTTCATCCGTCTTGTATACTGCTCGGGTCGCTTTGTtgcttcctcagccttgttaGCTAAAGACAAATCTCCCTTGCTTCCGAAGAGACCGAGagacccttcctccttctgaatctgtgcacacacctcctccatggatggaAGATTCGGCATCCTCAGTATGTGCTTGATTACATCGTTGAATGGAGCATCCAACGTCAacagcaatccaaacacctgatcttcCTCTCGCGTCTCCATAAGCAGCTTTTGATCagttgtgcttggcctcaatgtttcaagctcagaccacaaggatctatacttgcccagatgcttggtgaactcctccCCATCTTGCACAAGCATGTTGATAGCTCTCTTGAGCTCAAACACCCGGCTCAGATTTGTGATGTTACCAAATATCTTCTGGAGTGTCTCCCACAGGTGCTTCcaagagatgttcttcaagCGACCCTTGTAGCACagatagcaccatcaagtcCTCTTGAATCCATTTCTTTCCATCAACGACCgcgagctctcttccaccttcttccgTACCGGCCACTGGTGCTGGAGCTTCACCTGTGATATGACtccataaccctagcctcccaatggctgtcttcacaagcctagaccacaacaggtagtttcccCCACCCTTTGTGAAATCGGAACCGTGATaaccttgtttcctcccatcttgaGTTGCTTGATCTTTCCTTAGAACCCAACGAGAATAATCCttatctgaagctgaagaacacaagatctcaataccaaagtcaacctggctctgataccatatgattttagagaataagaaaggtattgagagatttgaGAGAGCTTAAGAGAGATTATGAGAGATTAAGGTGTTTAAGAGTAATTGTATGAGAtaatcatgatgaactagagagagaaacTCATAAACCCTTATGTTACTTTATTAATCAATCagattacaatatatataggaaGGGAGAGACATTAGGTTAAAGCACAATGAAAGgagtaagcatgtggagtcaaagggaaGGGGAGCGTCCGGTTTGAATCAACCAATGGGGAAGGCCACACGCTTTGGCATCTTGGAATCTAATACAAAGATGCTGATCACTTTACAGCCTGGAACAGCTGGAGACGCGCTACTACTCTTCCgtcaacggtctgatcaagaTAAGGTTGTAACAAAGGTGAACTTCCACGTTAACTTCACCCGGGTAACTTAGGTCGATCCCGTCGCCCTAAAGGTACGTCCACTCGTACGGCCTCGTCTGTACGGACTGTCCCGACCATAATCCTCTCAACTCTTCTATCCTTCCTCCATACTTCATGTCTTTACTCTGAtgcctcttctcttctcttattttgtttaACAGACGAGCAGAACGAGCTACCCGAAGCTACCCAAAGAGAAGCCGAACTCCAAAGGCAAATCGATGGTCAGCAAAGTCAAGTAACCGAGCTGCATAAAACTCGGGAGGAGGCTAATCCTGAGCTCTCCTCGGAATTCTAGAGCTTGAAAGAGAAGCTCAACGAACACTCCAAGCAACTGGAGCAGAGCTCCGAGAAGTTTAGCCAGCTCGAATCGGAGAATCTTAACCTCTGAGATGAGAACCAAGCCCTCAACACGGAGAGTAACAAGGAGCATAGATTCCGGGCTAGGGTCCGTCCCATGCTGACTCTGGAGACACCCAACTCTGGAACGGGTGTGAATCTCCCACCTACGGCGTCGGGAGGAGACGCATCAGCGAGCGAAAAGGCTAAAGATGCTCAGACCTACGACGTGCAAGACAGCGAATCTGAGCCAGAACAGGATAAGGAAGCACCTGACGGAGCCACAAAAGCGGAGTTTCCTATAGTCGCTTACCTGGAGCAGTTGTTCTCCAAGAGGCTCGATGCCATGAAGTCCATGGTAGAGAGGCTCCCAGGGGTAGCTCCCCCCATCCGGAAGAGCAACCCCGACTCTTATGCCGACACTCCTTTCACGGATGAGGTCACTTTGATCAAGATGCCCATGAAGTTCTCCTTCCCCAGCATAAGGGCGTATGACGGCACCACTGATCTGGACGACCACGTCGCCCAATACAGACAAAGGATGCTCGCCGTAGCACTCTCAAAGGAGTCGCGTGAAGCTACCATGTGCAAAGGGTTCGGCTCAACCCTCACCGGACCCGCTCTGCAATGGTACATCAACCTACCCTCCAGGTCCATAGCATCCTTTGCGATTCTCAGCGATAAATTCGTGGAAACATTCGCTAGCAGCAAAGACCTGGAGAACACCTCTGATGGCCTCTACGAAATCCTCCAGCAACGGGCGGAACCCCTGCGAGGCTATATAGCTCGCTTCAATCAAGAGAAGGTGGTTATTCCCGAATGCAGAATCCCCACTACTATCTCTGCCTTCAAGAGAGGCCTGCTCCCCGACGGGGACCTATATAAGGAGCTAACCAAATACCAGTGCAAAACCATGGAAGCCGTCCTATCTCAAGCTTGGGCGCAGGTAAAGTGGGAGGAAGATGTTGCCAGTCGCGCTAAGGCACAGCAAAAACAAGATCCCAAGACGATCAGATCAGACCGAACCGAGCGAGACGAGAACCCCTCTCAAAGATCAGCTAGGGACTTCAGGAATCGAAACCGGGGCAGATACCAAAACAGGCCGATCGAGAAGGCAGAAGGGATGGCAGTGTCCATGTGGCCAGACATCTCTCACCTCTCCATCTCAAGGCCGGAGCTGATCAATGTTCTAAGgcagatgggccaacaggtcAATTGGCCTCAGAAGATGAAAGCACCCGATTCTTTCCGGAACCCTGGTATCTGGTGCGACTTCCACCGAGAC contains these protein-coding regions:
- the LOC125579914 gene encoding uncharacterized protein LOC125579914 — encoded protein: MLTLETPNSGTGVNLPPTASGGDASASEKAKDAQTYDVQDSESEPEQDKEAPDGATKAEFPIVAYLEQLFSKRLDAMKSMVERLPGVAPPIRKSNPDSYADTPFTDEVTLIKMPMKFSFPSIRAYDGTTDLDDHVAQYRQRMLAVALSKESREATMCKGFGSTLTGPALQWYINLPSRSIASFAILSDKFVETFASSKDLENTSDGLYEILQQRAEPLRGYIARFNQEKVVIPECRIPTTISAFKRGLLPDGDLYKELTKYQCKTMEAVLSQAWAQVKWEEDVASRAKAQQKQDPKTIRSDRTERDENPSQRSARDFRNRNRGRYQNRPIEKAEGMAVSMWPDISHLSISRPELINVLRQMGQQVNWPQKMKAPDSFRNPGIWCDFHRDQGHKTEDCIALKIEVNELLKKGHLWEFLSEKAKSHLSKETMGKPIEAAHVSPPRQDRVIYVISGGSEISTISHTAAKKSTWNAKHGLEAANPKRLLLGTDEISFTAKEQEKVLTPHHDALVISLTVANCLVKRILVDNGSSDNIIFQAAYKNLGWRKAL